The Blautia obeum ATCC 29174 region ACAGGAAGAAACAACTTTTATAGATGGACTTAATTTGCCGAAAGTCCTGCAGAAAAGTCTGGCGGATAACAATACAGCAGAAGTTTACAAAGAATTAGCTGTAGATTCTTTTGGCGATTATGTGTCTGGATATCTGGCAAGGCTGATCGTAAATGGGATGTCTTATCTTATTTCATATATCCTGGCAAATCTTGTGATCAGATTGATTGGGTGTGTGTTAAATGCAATTGCAGAACTACCGTTGATCAATGGGGCTAACAGACTGACTGGAGCACTGGTCGGAGTTGCAAAGGGAATTGTGTTCCTGTGGATAGCGCTTCTTATTTTAACGATACTCTGTAGTACAGAGACAGGAAAAACAGGTTTGGCATTGGTGGAAAAGGACAGCTTCCTGCGTGTAGTATACAGATATGACGTGCTGGTAAATGTTTTTTTACAGTTTTTTGGAAAATGATAAAAAACTA contains the following coding sequences:
- a CDS encoding CvpA family protein gives rise to the protein MEITWLGILAIAILIFTGYGGYRKGFVREIMSFFFVFLALALAWMINPYVNDFMMKKTPAYERIQESCLNLIDSQNMDEEKSDEESSDGKIMDGTIQEETTFIDGLNLPKVLQKSLADNNTAEVYKELAVDSFGDYVSGYLARLIVNGMSYLISYILANLVIRLIGCVLNAIAELPLINGANRLTGALVGVAKGIVFLWIALLILTILCSTETGKTGLALVEKDSFLRVVYRYDVLVNVFLQFFGK